The sequence TGTTGGAGAGTGGTCCCTCCGCAAAAATGGAATTGAAGAAGTCCGCCCAGCTATATCTGATGGGAGTCCCCGCTCCGATGGGGCCTACCGTTCCGAACGCCAAGGAGGCGAAGATCGACGCCAGCATTCCTCCGAACAGTATCACGATCCAGATGCGTCTTGAACGGGACTTCTCGACAGCGTCAACTGTGGATTCCCGAGCCACTGTCATGGGAAGAGTTCAGGATGTATCAGGTGCGCCAGTTCCTCCAGCCCGTCAACAATCCTCGGACCGGGGCGCGATATCAGGTCGCCGTCGACGGCGAAGACCTTGTCATTCTGGATCGCTGAGATGTCCGACCAGCCGGGTCTGGACTTGATCTCTTCCACGGGCGTGAAGACCGTGATTATGATATCTGGAGAGGAGGTCACGACGAACTCCTCGTCCAGCTGCACCCATGGAGATCCCATGCTTCCCGCTATGTTCTCCCCGCCGGCGAGATCGAGCAGGTCGTCGCCGAATGTCCCCGGACCGTATGTCCAGAGATTGTTGTCCAGCTCGATGTAGACACTCGGCGTCTCAACCCCCAGCATCAGGTCTGAAATCGTCTCGACCCTTGCGGTCAGGTTGCTGACGAGTCCTTCCGCTTCCGCGTCAGCGTCCGTGATCGACCCCACGAGTTCGATGTCGTGGAACACCCCGTCGATGTCAGATGCGTCCAGCACGACGACGGCGAAGCTCCTGTTCTCGAGGTCTGCTATGAGCTCGTCACTATTGATGGATGACGCCAATATCAATTGAGGATCGAGCACTGT comes from Candidatus Thermoplasmatota archaeon and encodes:
- a CDS encoding ABC transporter substrate-binding protein, coding for MAQGISTMMIVVIAAVVFVGGLSVGLLVVPALQGTEEPSGMKIVDDYGRDVTVPQPVERIISLAPSNTEILFALGLDDKVVGVDQASNYPPEAQDKTIVGGYFGGYNLEVITVLDPQLILASSINSDELIADLENRSFAVVVLDASDIDGVFHDIELVGSITDADAEAEGLVSNLTARVETISDLMLGVETPSVYIELDNNLWTYGPGTFGDDLLDLAGGENIAGSMGSPWVQLDEEFVVTSSPDIIITVFTPVEEIKSRPGWSDISAIQNDKVFAVDGDLISRPGPRIVDGLEELAHLIHPELFP